TGACGCCGAATTCCTGGGCGATGTGCTCGACGGTGTGGGCCCGTTTCCCGTCGGCGTTTTTCTCCTCGTACATTTCCCGGGCAAGCCTGACCTGGCGGGGGCCGAGTTTTGGTTTCTGTCCGCCGGTCCTGCCCCGCGCACGTGCGGCGGCCAGCCCGTCCCGGGTTCGTTCGGACATGAGGGCGTGTTCGAACTCGGCGATCGATCCGAGGATCTGGAAGAACATCCGGCCGATGGCGGTGGATGTGTCGATGCCCTGGTCCAGGACGATCAGGTCCACACCGCGTTCCTGCAGCGTCTTGGACAGGTCGATGAGGTGCTCCAGGGACCGCCCGAGCCGGTCGAGTTTGGTGACGACGAGCTGGTCGCCTTCCCTGTTTGCGGAGAGCAGGGCCTTGTCGAGTTCGGGTCTGCGGGAGAGCTTTCCGGAGGCTGTGTCGATGTAGACCTGATCGCAGCCGGCCGCTGTCAGGGCGTCGTGTTGGGCTTCGGGGTGCTGGTCACGGGTGGAGACCCGACCGTATCCGATTCGCATGACCAAAACGTATCACTAACCCTGCTGTACGTTACACAGCCGCGTACACGGCAAGCGTTACAAAGCTGACCGCGTGGTTCCGCGGTTCCGAAAAACCGGTCCGAAGTGTCTTGTGAACGATCGTTACCGGACATGGTGGCGCCGGGCGGATATGGACGAATTCACAAGCCGCCCGAGCTGTGACTGTTAACCGCAAATGGCCGCCTTTTTTCACAGCTGGGTTCGCGGTTTTCGCACAGATGGCCTCGAATGAGCTGCGGTGCGTGAGGCGGTCACCTCTGCCGGGTACACGTTTAGCGGCAACTAACTCTTCGACGCGGTACACAGCCTCTGCCAGGGAAAGCGGCCGTCCCCGCCGACGGCGAGGCCGCGCGCATCACTCAGGCCAGGCACAAGGGCCCGCGTAACCCGATACCTTACTCCTGACTCCGGTCAAGGACAGTCGTAGAGCACCGGCACCGGATGGTGAAACTGAACCCCTCCCTGGCACGTTGAAACCTATGGTCGTGACCTGCGAGGAAACCCCCGGCCGGTACCCTTGGATTATCGAACCGGCACGGAAGGAAGGAAACGTTGTGACCGCAGTATCGCGCGGCCCCGTCACCGCTTTCCTCCTCCGTGCAGGATTTCTGACCGCGGCCCTGGCCATCATCGCCGGAATCTTCGGCATGCACATCATGACCGATGCGCAGAACATGACCGCGGAGCATGGCATCTCCGTGACAGCTGCGGCCCCGGCCATGGCGCAGATGGAAGGCATGCCGACCGGTGCCAACGCCGGCCACGGGCCAGGGTTGTCACCGGCTGCGGCACCAGTGGTCGGTGCGGCTACCGGGTTGTCGTCTTCCTGTTCCGCTGCAGGGTCGTGCCCCGAGATGTCCGCCACGGGCAATGCCTGCGTGCTGTCACAGGGA
The window above is part of the Arthrobacter sp. FB24 genome. Proteins encoded here:
- a CDS encoding recombinase family protein codes for the protein MRIGYGRVSTRDQHPEAQHDALTAAGCDQVYIDTASGKLSRRPELDKALLSANREGDQLVVTKLDRLGRSLEHLIDLSKTLQERGVDLIVLDQGIDTSTAIGRMFFQILGSIAEFEHALMSERTRDGLAAARARGRTGGQKPKLGPRQVRLAREMYEEKNADGKRAHTVEHIAQEFGVTRPTIYRHLAKP